Genomic DNA from Candidatus Binatia bacterium:
CGGATATGTGGGCCTCGCCGTGTACTTTCGTGATTCCTGGGTGCTCTGGCTCACGCTCCTCGCCATGATCGGCAGCTTGATGGTGAGCTACACCCGCGCGCGCGCCGAAGGCTTAGGCGAGAGCTGCAGAGTGGGCTTACTCCAGCGGCCGGAGCGTTACGTGATTCTGGGATTCGGATGTATGTTCAGTGTGCTCCTGGCGCGCATGTTCGCACCATTCTCGGAGCTAGCCGACAACTCTCTTCTGATTGTTGTCCTGTTCCTCCTGGCCTTGTTGGTCAATGCGACAGCCGTCCAGCGCGCATTGCACGTGTGGCGAAAACTTGGAGGTCCTCGTGAGCAGGGAAACTGACATCAGGGGCGACCGCCGACTCCTCCAGGTGCTAGGCACCTTTGTGCTCATGCTCGGCGCCGGTCTCGTGTTAGATCGTGCCCTCCCGGTGGTTGGTTGGCTCTTGACGCTTGCCGGGGCTGCACTCTTAGTCGCGGCCGTGTGGGGCAGCCGCAGCGGTGAGGATTCGCCGCCCTCAACCAGGGAGTTCCGTGGCAACGGGGCGGAAGAGTCGTCGGCTGGACTGGCGCAATGAGCCGCACCGTCCGCATCCTCCTGACTGTTGCCGTTTCTGGCGTGCTGTTGTTTCTTGCCTTGCGGGGCGTGGAATGGGAACGAGCCTGGACCACAGCGCGAGAAATCCGCGCGACGTGGTTGATCCCCGTGATGGCGGTGACGATTTGGACTCTTTACATCCGGGCGCAGCGTTGGCGAAGCCTCCTGCGGCCGCTCGGCAGCGTGCCTTTGTCCCCACTGGTGCACACGACCAACATTGGCTTCATGGCGAACATGGTGCTCCCCTTGCGGGCCGGCGAGATCGTGCGTCCGCTATTGCTCGCCCGTGCCACAGCGCTGCCGCTCGGCGGCGTTCTCGCCACCATCGTACTTGAGCGAGTGTTCGATTTGCTTGCCGTGATTTTCCTTTTCGGCATCGCAACACTTCTTGTTCCGGTTTCCGATGAGGTACGGGTTTTGGGGTACGTCCTGGTAACGATGGGCACCCTGCTTGCGGCGGGTGTAGCGGTTGCACGGTGGCAGGAGGGGCGTGTCTTGCGCCTTTGGTGTGGAGTTGCGAAGCGGTTGCCGGCGTTCGTACGGCACCTGCTCGATCACTTTGTGCGAGGATTTCTCCAGGCATTGGAGGTGCTCGACAGGCCAGCAACGTTCCTTTCGATTGTGGCGTGGACAGCGTATCTGTGGGCGATCATTGCGGCCGTAAACACACTAGGGTTAGTGGCGTTCGCCTTTGCAGTTCCGCTGCTCCGGTGCGGCCTGGTGCTAACCGCGATCGTTGCTCTGGCCGTCTCCGTGCCATCAGCGCCCGGCTACATCGGCTCTTTCCAATTCGGCTGTAAGCTGGCTCTCGAGATGTTTGGCTTAGCCGCAAGCGAAGCCCTAGCCTTCTCCGTCGTGCTTCATGTCGCGCAGTTTGTTGCGATCCTGCTGGCCGGGTTGTACTCCTTGGCGCGCCAAGGAGTGAGCTTCCGCCAACTCGAAGAAGTGAGCAAATCGGATGTCTCGGTGTCTGCGGGATAAGAACATTTTGCTCGGGCTCACGGGCGGCATTGCCTGTTACAAGAGCGCCGAGTTAGCCCGACTCTTGGTGCGAGAAGGAGCACGAGTGCACGTGCTCATGTCGGCAGCGGCGCAGCAGTTTATCACACCTTTGACCATGCAATCGCTAACGGGGCACGCAGTGGCGACCGATCTCTTCGAGCTGAGTCGCGAGTTGCAAATTGGCCATATCCAGTTGGCGGACCTCGCCGACGCGTATGTGATCGCTCCCGCAACCGCTGATGTTGTCGGCAAGCTTGCTTCCGGCCAAGCCGACGACGTCGTGACCACGGTTGCTTTGGCTACACGCGCGCCGATCCTCGTCGCTCCGTCGATGAACGTGAATATGTTCGAGCACCCGCTCGTGCAGAAGAACTTGGACGTGCTGGAGCGGATTGGGTATCGCATCGTGCCCCCCGGCGAGGGAGAGTTAGCGTGCGGGTGGCACGGCAAAGGGCGTTTGGCCGAACCCCACGTGCTCCTGGCAGAGACGGAGCGCGCTGTGACGCCTGCCCAACTTACGGGTGAACGCATCTTAGTGACTGCTGGCCCTACACGGGAGTTTTTGGACCCCGTTCGCTTTCTGACGAATCGCTCTAGCGGCAAAATGGGTTTTCAACTTGCGGCGGCCGCATGGCGCCGCGGAGCGAAGGTCAAGCTGATCACGGGCCCAGTCTCCCTGGCGACACCACACGGGGTCGAGCGGCGAGACGTCGTCTCCGCCGAAGACATGTTTCACGCAGTGCAGGAGGAGTTTCGGGCTGCCACCGTGCTGATTATGTGCGCCGCAGTAGCCGATTACCGGCCTGCGGAACGTCGCCCGACGAAGCTAAAAAAGCAGAGTGCCCGCTGGTCCGTGGAGCTGGAACCAACAGTGGATATCCTGGCGAGCATCGCTTCCTCAAAGGAGCAGCGCTTTGTGGTCGGTTTCGCCGCCGAGACCGAAAACGTCGAGGAGTCGGGCCGCAGCAAGCTTTTACGCAAGGGGTTAGACCTAGTGGTCGCGAACGATGTCAGTCGGCCTGGGGCGGGCATGGAAGCGGACGTCAACTCCGCCATTCTCCTGGACCGTTTTGGAGGACGCGTCGAACTGCCCCTGATGAGTAAAGCAGAACTCGCCGAGGCGATCCTCGACCGTGTCGTTGAACTTCGCCAGCAGCTTGCCGCTTTCTGAGTGCTGTGGGATCCCCCGGTAAACCCGAACCCGTGAAACCGATTTGCGGGGTTTTGTTCAGAGAGGCGAGCCTGCTGTCCGGAATCCGAGCCTCTCTGGAAGAGTTGTTCGGACCAGTTGAGGACTGCTCGACGATCGCTGCCTGGCATTGGTCGAGGTATTACGCCCAGGAAATGGGCGAGCCACTTTGGCGCTGCTGGTTGAGCTTCGTGGAACTCGCTTCACCGGGAGAGCTGGTTCGGTGGAAGCATGCGACAAACGCGATCGAGGTCGGTTTCGCTGTGGGCGGGCGCCGCCGCGTGAATCTCGATCCTGGCTACATTGCTGCGGGCAAGCTCGTTTTGGCTAGCACGAAAGATGCCCCTCACCGGATTTACCTTGGCGAGGGGATTTTTGCCGAGGTCACCCTTCTGTACGAACGCGGGGATTTCCGGCCACAGGCGTATACGTACGGCGATTATGCAGACGCGATCGCTCGGCAATACTTTCGCCAGGTACGTGCGCGTTATTTGCAGCAGCGCCGTAGCACGGACACCTGAGGCCGTCGTCGGCCCCGGCTCTACTGCCCGGATCCCGAACGGGGGCAAGTCGCCCCACCGCAGAAGAGACAAGTTGTGCGACCTCCTTCAGTTCTCGCCTCTCGCCGAGGGTTGTCAGGGCACGGGCTACGTCCTGCGGCAAAGGGCCGTTGCGCTCCAAGGCCCGCAACATTCGACGGATGTCACTTGCGGCCCGCAGCGCGAGCAGGCCGGTGGGGTCGGCACTCTGGTTTGCGGCGTTCGAGCCCTTCTCCAGCATGTCCAGTATGGCGGCCCAGCAGGCGCGGTTGTATTGATCGGCCAAGTCGGCGGGCAGCGTATATTGAGAACGCTGCGCCAAGCGCCGAATGATCCGGTGCCATTGGTCGAGATCGTGCACGGCGATGAAGGAATTGAAGATCCGTTTGTCCGTTTCGAAGGAGAATAGCGTGCGCGAAACAACGGTGCGCACCAACTCGTCGCACTGCGGAAACTCTCGCTGGCGCAATTCGCGCACGAGCGTGCGAATCTCCGGGGACTGCAGGGTATCGAACCGCGCCTCCCAGTAGACGTGGCCCATCGCTAGGGAGCGGTAGCTGAGCACGAGCTGCACCGGAACGTAGTGGTTATGGGAGAAGACGTCTCCTGCCAGGTGGGTGAGATAGCCATAAGCGAAGGCCCGTTGCACGTCGTTCGCGGCATGCGCCAGCAGGCTCCAACCCACCCTCCAAGAGTGGCAGTGTGCTTGTTCGCTGCGCGTGTATTTCTTCGCCTGCGTAATGTCTGCCCCCACGCACCCGTAAAGGAACTCCCAACGATGCTTACGCAGCAAGCGTTGCAGGCCTGCGCCGAGGATGGTAACGTGCGCAAGCACAGTTGCGCCGTGGGTCAGGTGCGTCATTGGGCCCCAAGCCCAGGAGGCATCAGGCAACAGGGCCACAAAGAGGGTGAAGAGTAACGCGACGCGCATGCCGTTCGATCCTAACCGGAGGGATGTCCTGCCACAACCGACACTTGGTCGCTTAGCCGAGCAAGTGCGGGCCCACCTGCAGTACTGGATGGAGTTAGGAGAGAAGGAAATTTTGCGGTTGCGTCCCACCGAGGCGCGCGAGCAAGAAGGAAAGCAAACTGTTACACCTCGGTCCACCGAGCCGCCGACTGCTCCGCCCGCGCCTGCGGCCCCCACTATGCGGAGCTTGTTTAGCGACCCCCAGTTGTTGGCAGCGCGTACTCTGGATGACGTGCGCGCCGTCCTCGGGGACTGTCGGCGGTGCAAGCTCTGTAGTTCCCGCACGCAAATCGTTTTTGGTGTCGGTAACCCTCGGGCAGAATTGATGTTTGTGGGAGAGGGGCCTGGCCGGGACGAAGATCTGCAAGGTGAGCCGTTCGTCGGTCGCGCGGGCCAGTTACTGACTGAAATCATCACGAAGGGAATGAAAATGCGCCGCGTGGACGTTTACATCGCGAATGTCGTCAAATGCCGTCCTCCAGACAACCGCAATCCGGAGCCTGACGAGGTGGCGCAGTGCTTGCCGTTTTTGCAGCGTCAAATTGAGATCGTATCCCCGAGGGTCATCGTGGCGCTAGGTAAGGTCGCTGCTCACGCATTGTTGCAAACCACTACACCGATCTCTCGTTTGCGCGGCCAGTGGCATACGTATCGAGGGATTCCGCTGATGCCGACACTGCATCCGGCGTATCTCTTGCGCAATCCGGCGGATAAGCGGCTGGTTTGGGAAGACATTAAACAAGTCATCCGACAATTGAGGTCTCCGTGAGACGGGCATTGGCAACTCGGTCGCACTCGAGGGGGCATTGGGTCACCACACTCCTCCTCGCGTGGTCCGCAACGACGTGGGCGGTATCGACGCATACCCCGACCCGACCATCTCCCACTGTCGTGCCTCAAGCCGGATCTAGGAGCGAGGTCGCTAGAGAGGGAGTTGCGCTGGTCCACGTCATCCGGATCGACGGCGGGATCAACCCCGCTGTGGCGGATTTTGTTCGCGAGTCGATTCAGGCCGCTCACCAAGCAGGAGCAGCCGCCCTGTTGATTGAGCTGGATACCCCTGGAGGGCTGCTGGAATCCACCAAGGATATCGTCAAGGACCTTCTCGGGGCTCCACTGCCGGTGATCGTTTATGTATCCCCGAGCGGCGCTGGCGCCGCTTCTGCTGGCGTGTTCGTCACAATGGCCGCCAACATTGCAGCGATGGCCCCGGGAACCAATATCGGCGCCGCCCATCCGGTAGGTGGTGGGGGAGAAAACATCGAAGGCGACATGCGCACCAAGGTGGAGAATTTCGTCGCCTCGCTGAGCAAATCCATCGCGCAGGAGCGCGGGCGGAATGTGGAGTGGGCGGAGAAAGCCGTACGCGAGAGCGTGTCCATCACCGAACAGGAGGCTCTCAAGCTGAACGTGATCGACGTCGTTGCTGCGAGCAGGGAAGATCTTATGCGGCAAATTCACGGACGCGAGGTGCGGGTGCAGCAGCGAGCACAGCGACTGCAGTTGGAGAACGTCGCGTTTGTACAACGGGAGATGCGCTTTAAGCAAAAGCTCCTGAACGTGCTGGCGAATCCAAACGTGGCCTATCTCTTGATGATGGCGGGGCTTCTGGGCTTGTATGTAGAGTTCACTCACCCGGGTTTATTTTTCCCGGGGGTCGCCGGAGCAATTTGCCTATTGCTCGGCTTTGCAGCGCTGCAAGTTCTGCCGATCAATTATAGTGGGCTCGCACTGATCGTCCTTGGTATTGCTTTGTTGATTGCGGAGCTCTTTTTGCCAAGTTTCGGCACGCTGGGAGTGGGCGGCCTGATTGCCTTTGTGCTCGGGTCGTTGTTGCTCTTCGACACGGCGGAATCCGATCTCACGCTGAATCCGGCCATTGTGTATGCGGCTGCTGCCACTCTCGGGGCTTTTACGTTTGTCGTGGGTTATTTGGTCATGCGTACGCAGCGTCGGCGCGCAGCCCTCGGTCGCGAGGGCCTAATTGGAGAGATCGGCGAAGTGCGCGAGGCCATCGAGCCAGGAAGACCGGGCCGCGTATTCGTCCATGGCGAGTACTGGACCGCTTCGGCGGACGAGCCCTTACCCACCGGCACCGCAGTGGAGGTCGTGGATGTCCAGGGGCTCCGTCTGCGAGTGCGCCGTTCGACGAATCAAAAGATGTGAACGGGGAGGAACTCATGTTCGGTTCGGCTTTGACCATTGTGTTGATTGCCGCGGTTCTGCTGATCAGTGGGGTGAAGATCCTCAAGGAGTTCGAGCGAGGGGTCATTTTTCGACTCGGGCGCTTGGTCGGCTCGCGGGGGCCTGGGTTAATTTACGTGATCCCGGTGATCGAACGCATGCTGCGGGTCGACATGCGTACGGTGACCATGGATGTCCAGCCGCAAGACGTGATCACCCGGGATAACGTGTCTGTGAAAGTGAGCGCGGTGCTGTACTTCCGGGTGATTGATCCGAGCCGCGCGGTAGTAGAGGTTGTGGACTACCTGTACGCCACCTCGCAACTCGCACAGACGACCCTCCGCAGCGTGTGTGGTCAAGCTGAACTGGATGAGCTGCTCGCCGAACGGGAGAAGATCAACGCGAAGCTGCAGGAAATTCTCGACGCGCAAACCGATCCGTGGGGAATCAAGGTCATTACCGTGGAGGTCAAACACATCGACCTTCCCCAGGAGATGCAACGGGCCATGGCACGACAAGCAGAAGCAGAACGGGAGCGGCGGGCGAAGGTAATCAATGCAGAGGGAGAATTCCAAGCAGCGCAGCGCCTGGCGGAGGCCTCGGCAATGATTGCGGCGCATCCCGTGGCACTCCAGCTCCGATTTTTGCAAACGCTCACCGAGATGGCAGCGGAAAACAATTCGACGACGATCTTCCCTTTGCCGATCGATCTGTTGACTCCTTTCTTGAAGCGCGACGAGTCACAGGACTCACCTGATCAACGTTCCTCCTCTGCGACTTGAACAGGGAACTGCGACCGGGAGGCGAGGTGGTCGATCCGGTTTTTCCGGTCAGCCCTCAAAAAGCCGATGCCCTGCGCCAACGGATGGCGCGCCTTGGGATCCGAGAGGAGGACCTCGAAGAGTCCTTTATGCGGGCACGGGGAAAGGGCGGACAGCATGTCAACAAGGCTTCCACCGCGGTCCAACTGTTACACCGCCCCACTGGCCTCAAGGTCCGTTGCGAACAAGAGCGCTCGCAGGGCCTCAATCGCTACCGAGCACGGCAGATCTTGTGCGACAAACTCGAGCGAAAACTTCTCGGCGAGGCGAGCGCCGAGCAGCAGCGAATCGCGAAAATTCGCCGTCAGAAAAGGAAGCGCTCCCGTCGGGCAAAGGAGAAAATCCTGGCGGAAAAGCATGCGCGCTCCGAGCTGAAAGCGCTGCGCGCGCCGTTGCGCCCGGACGGTGAGGAATAGAAGCGGCTTGCCCCGAACCGCACTGAGAAGTGCTTTTTCGCCAAAAGTCGGTCTCGTAAGGGACTCGGTACTCGAGGGATCAGAGGCGCCGGTTTCTGTGCCTGCGCATAACGAGCGTCTTCCGACTGCCAGCGCTTTGCCTACCTTCGGAGAGGCAACATCGCTATAGAGCCGCATCCGACCTGGAGAAATGTGAGGTCTCGTTACGAATGTCCACTGCACCCAAAGATCGAAAAGTGTTGTCGGCCCTACTTCTGTTTGCGGGGCTCGTGTTCTCGCTCGCCAATGTAGCGGTGTTGTTGATTACGGTGAAAGGATCCATAACCGTTCCATTGGCAGTCGAGCTTTACCGCATTTGCCCGCCGTGTGTGGTGTACTTCGCGGTGGCGCCACTCATCGTTGCCCTGTTGACAGTACTCCTGTTGCGGCAGATCGTGCCTGCTACCCCAGCTGCAGCGAAAAACACAGAGGCAGCGCCTGAAAGCCCGGGCAAAGCTGTTGCGCAGTCAGAGCAGGCGCTCAGGGACACCGGTGCTTTGCAGTTGCTTGCTTTGCTGCAACGTGAGGGGCGCTTTCTGGATTTCCTCGCTGAAGACTTGGGGGCGTACTCCGATGCGCAGATCGGTGCCGCGGCCAGAGCAATTCACGCCGGTTGTCGGAAGGCGTTGGAAGGGCGACTAGAGTTGGAGCGGATCCTCTCCGGCGAAGAAGGCGCTGAGGTAACCGTCGACGCCGCGTTCGATGCCGAGGCGATTCGCCTGTTGGGTGACGTTCGCGGGGCACCACCGTTCCGCGGAGTCCTGCAGCATGCGGGGTGGCGGGTGCGCCGCTGCGAGCTCCCTCGCATCGTTCCTGGATCGAGGCCGGAAATTCTCGCACCGGCAGAAGTCGAGATTCCACCAGCGCGGGCTGAGAGCCGAGCGTAACGTGCCGCGGTACGTTGTCGGGATCGATCTCGGAACCACGAACTCGGCGCTGGCTTACGTGCCCCTTGAGGAAGACAGCGCTTCGGTAATGGTGCTGCCCATTCCTCAGCTCGTCACGGTCGGCGCTTGGGAAGAGCGCAGCCTCTTGCCTTCGTTCCTCTACATTCCAACGCTCGAGGAATCTTCCTCCGCAGGATATCGGTCGCCTTGGGCCCCAGCCCCAGGCTTCGTGATTGGCGAGCTTGCCCGGCGCCGCGGAGCAGAAGCGCCGCAGCGCCTCATTGCCTCGGCTAAGTCCTGGCTTTGTGTGGACACGGTAGACCGCCAAAGCCCCATTTTACCTTGGGGCTCGGAGGCTGACGTCCACCGGCTCTCGCCAGTCGAAGTTTCCGCTCGGTACCTGGAGCACTTGCGCACCGCGTGGGACCAAAGGTTTCCGGACAGCCCTCTTGCCGAACAAGAGGTTTTCATTGGGGTGCCTGCTTCGTTCGATCCCGTTGCCCGGGAGCTCACCATGCGTGCGGCTTTGCTGGCGGGGCTCGAGCGCGTTACGCTCATCGAAGAACCGTTGGCCGCGTTTTACGCGTGGCTCGCTGGGCAGGGAGATGAGTGGCGGGAGCAGGTGCGTGCTGGAGACCTTGTTCTGGTTTGTGACGTCGGTGGGGGCACGACCGACTTTACTTTAATCGAAGTGCGCGCCTCGGAGGGACAGCTTGTTTTAGAGCGGATCGCAGTTGGCGACCACATCTTGTTGGGTGGCGACAACATGGACCTCGCGCTTGCACATGCGGTGCGTGCTCGGTTGGAAGCCGCGGGACATCCGCTCGATACCTGGCAATTCCAGGCGCTCGCGCTTGCTTGCCGGGAGGCAAAGGAAACGCTCTTGCGCAGCGCTGGGGAGAAACAAAGGTCGTTTCCGGTCGCTCTTCTTGGAAAAGGAAGCAGGCTGATCGGTGGCACGATCCGCACCGAGATTGAACGCGAACTCGTAGAAGAGCTTCTCACCGAAGGATTCTTTCCCTTTTGCTCGCCAGAGTCGGAGCCCGAGGACAATCCCCTGGCGACCGTTGCCGAGTGGGGTCTCCCGTATGCCGCCGATGCCGCGATCACACGCCATCTGGCTGCATTCTTACACCGAGCGCGTGCCGCAAGTGGAGCTCGAGTCGGGTTACCCTCCGCGGTCCTTTTTCATGGGGGAGTTTTTCACTCGGAAGTGTTCCGCCACCGGGTCATGGCACTCCTCGCCCGCTGGTCCAGGCATGCGCCGCCGCCCCGCTCGTTGCCGGGGACGGATTTCGAGCATGCGGTGGCGCGCGGAGCGGCGTACTACGGGTTTGTTCGCAAACGTGGCGGCGTGCGCATCCGTGGAGGGGTCGCCCACGCGTTTTATCTCGGGATCGCCGCCGCGATGCCAGCCGTTCCGGGCATGCAACCGCCAATCAAAGCTTTTTGCATCGTGCCCCGGGGTTTGGAGGAAGGCGCGGAAGTTGAGCTTCCCCAGCGGGAGTTTGCTCTGACTGTGGGTCGAGAAAGCGTGTTTCGATTTTTCCAAAGTGCGGTACGGAGTGATCCGGCAGGTGCTCTAGTGGAACATATTGGGCCGGAATTTCACGAGCTCCCTCCGGTGCGCACGTGCTTGCCGGGCAGCTCAGCGGTTAACCAACGCATCCCTGTGTACTTGCAAGCAAAGGTGAACGAGCTCGGGACCCTGGAACTCTGGTTTGTACAGCGCAGCGGCGGGGGGCGGTGGAAGCTCGAGTTCGACCTTCGCGCTGCTGGTCAACGAACAAAGGGAGGCTCAAGGTGAGCCACAAAACGCGGCGCTACGTCGTTGGGATTGATCTTGGCACTACCAACACCGCCGTGGCCTACGCGGATATCGAGGCTCCGGCGCCCGAAGTCCGCGTGCTGCCAATTTTGCAACTTGTTGCAGAAGGAGAGGTGGCGGAACGCCCAACCTTGCCATCCTACCTTTATCTGGGCGGGGGCCCAGAGCTGCCTATAAGCGCTTTCGCCCTACCCTGGGATCGTGATCGCAACTACGCCGTCGGCGAGTTCGCCCGGCAGCAAGGCGCACGCGTCCCGAGCCGCTTAGTTGCGTCGGCAAAGTCGTGGCTTTGTCACGGCGGGGTTGACCGTTCTGCGCGGATTTTGCCGTGGGGCGCACCTGTTGAGGTTCCCAAGGTTTCGCCGGTCGAGGCATCCGCGCGTTACCTCCAGCATGTTAGAGAAGTTTGGAATCGCAGCTTCCCACATGCGCCTCTTGACGACCAGCAGGTGGTGCTCACGGTTCCAGCATCTTTTGACGAGGTGGCGCGTGAGCTTACTTGGCGTGCTGCGCAAGAGGCCGGGCTCCAGCACGTCGTGCTTTTGGAAGAGCCGCAAGCAGCGCTTTACGCCTGGCTCGATGTTCATCGCCACGATCGCGATACGATTTTGCAGCAATTGCGCTCAATCTTAGTTGTCGACGTTGGCGGAGGTACGACTGACTTTAGCCTTGTTGCGGTGCGCGCCATCCATGGCCGTGTTGCTCTCCAACGGGTTGCCGTAGGTGACCACATTCTCCTCGGCGGCGACAATATGGACATGGCAATCGCCCGCAAATTGGAACACAGTTGGGGGCAGCAACTCGATACGCAACGGTTTTATTCCTTGGTGCAGCAATGTCGATCGGCCAAGGAGACGTTGCTGAGCCCGGGAGCGCCGTCGAGCTATGTGGTCTCCCTAATGGGACGCGGCCGAGGGGTGATTAGCGGAGCCTTATCCAGCACACTCGAACGGGAGCAAGTTGTGCGCGAGTTGCTCGAAGGGTTCTTCCCAGCGGTGCCGTTTGACTCGGAGCCCCTGCGGGAAACAGGCCTCGCGGTGGCCGAGTGGGGATTACCCTTTGCTGCCGATGCGGCGGTATCGCGGCATCTTGCGGCATTTCTCCGGCGGCACTGTGGAGATGGCACGGATGTCGCGTGGCCGGATGCGATCTTGTTCAACGGCGGGGCTCTTAAACCTCAGGTTACTCGCGACCGCATTGCGCAACTTCTGAGCACTTGGTCGGGCCGACCTGTAAGCACACTCGAGAGCGTCGATCTCGATCTCGCTGTTGCTCGGGGAGCTGCCTATTTCGGGCTGGCTAGGA
This window encodes:
- a CDS encoding slipin family protein translates to MFGSALTIVLIAAVLLISGVKILKEFERGVIFRLGRLVGSRGPGLIYVIPVIERMLRVDMRTVTMDVQPQDVITRDNVSVKVSAVLYFRVIDPSRAVVEVVDYLYATSQLAQTTLRSVCGQAELDELLAEREKINAKLQEILDAQTDPWGIKVITVEVKHIDLPQEMQRAMARQAEAERERRAKVINAEGEFQAAQRLAEASAMIAAHPVALQLRFLQTLTEMAAENNSTTIFPLPIDLLTPFLKRDESQDSPDQRSSSAT
- a CDS encoding zinc dependent phospholipase C family protein, with product MRVALLFTLFVALLPDASWAWGPMTHLTHGATVLAHVTILGAGLQRLLRKHRWEFLYGCVGADITQAKKYTRSEQAHCHSWRVGWSLLAHAANDVQRAFAYGYLTHLAGDVFSHNHYVPVQLVLSYRSLAMGHVYWEARFDTLQSPEIRTLVRELRQREFPQCDELVRTVVSRTLFSFETDKRIFNSFIAVHDLDQWHRIIRRLAQRSQYTLPADLADQYNRACWAAILDMLEKGSNAANQSADPTGLLALRAASDIRRMLRALERNGPLPQDVARALTTLGERRELKEVAQLVSSAVGRLAPVRDPGSRAGADDGLRCPCYGAAANNAHVPGESIAERSRLHNRRTYTPVAGNPRVRTEG
- a CDS encoding peptide chain release factor-like protein; this encodes MVDPVFPVSPQKADALRQRMARLGIREEDLEESFMRARGKGGQHVNKASTAVQLLHRPTGLKVRCEQERSQGLNRYRARQILCDKLERKLLGEASAEQQRIAKIRRQKRKRSRRAKEKILAEKHARSELKALRAPLRPDGEE
- a CDS encoding uracil-DNA glycosylase, whose amino-acid sequence is MPFDPNRRDVLPQPTLGRLAEQVRAHLQYWMELGEKEILRLRPTEAREQEGKQTVTPRSTEPPTAPPAPAAPTMRSLFSDPQLLAARTLDDVRAVLGDCRRCKLCSSRTQIVFGVGNPRAELMFVGEGPGRDEDLQGEPFVGRAGQLLTEIITKGMKMRRVDVYIANVVKCRPPDNRNPEPDEVAQCLPFLQRQIEIVSPRVIVALGKVAAHALLQTTTPISRLRGQWHTYRGIPLMPTLHPAYLLRNPADKRLVWEDIKQVIRQLRSP
- a CDS encoding flippase-like domain-containing protein, with amino-acid sequence MSRTVRILLTVAVSGVLLFLALRGVEWERAWTTAREIRATWLIPVMAVTIWTLYIRAQRWRSLLRPLGSVPLSPLVHTTNIGFMANMVLPLRAGEIVRPLLLARATALPLGGVLATIVLERVFDLLAVIFLFGIATLLVPVSDEVRVLGYVLVTMGTLLAAGVAVARWQEGRVLRLWCGVAKRLPAFVRHLLDHFVRGFLQALEVLDRPATFLSIVAWTAYLWAIIAAVNTLGLVAFAFAVPLLRCGLVLTAIVALAVSVPSAPGYIGSFQFGCKLALEMFGLAASEALAFSVVLHVAQFVAILLAGLYSLARQGVSFRQLEEVSKSDVSVSAG
- the coaBC gene encoding bifunctional phosphopantothenoylcysteine decarboxylase/phosphopantothenate--cysteine ligase CoaBC, with product MSRCLRDKNILLGLTGGIACYKSAELARLLVREGARVHVLMSAAAQQFITPLTMQSLTGHAVATDLFELSRELQIGHIQLADLADAYVIAPATADVVGKLASGQADDVVTTVALATRAPILVAPSMNVNMFEHPLVQKNLDVLERIGYRIVPPGEGELACGWHGKGRLAEPHVLLAETERAVTPAQLTGERILVTAGPTREFLDPVRFLTNRSSGKMGFQLAAAAWRRGAKVKLITGPVSLATPHGVERRDVVSAEDMFHAVQEEFRAATVLIMCAAVADYRPAERRPTKLKKQSARWSVELEPTVDILASIASSKEQRFVVGFAAETENVEESGRSKLLRKGLDLVVANDVSRPGAGMEADVNSAILLDRFGGRVELPLMSKAELAEAILDRVVELRQQLAAF
- a CDS encoding DUF2760 domain-containing protein, encoding MSTAPKDRKVLSALLLFAGLVFSLANVAVLLITVKGSITVPLAVELYRICPPCVVYFAVAPLIVALLTVLLLRQIVPATPAAAKNTEAAPESPGKAVAQSEQALRDTGALQLLALLQREGRFLDFLAEDLGAYSDAQIGAAARAIHAGCRKALEGRLELERILSGEEGAEVTVDAAFDAEAIRLLGDVRGAPPFRGVLQHAGWRVRRCELPRIVPGSRPEILAPAEVEIPPARAESRA
- a CDS encoding Hsp70 family protein — protein: MPRYVVGIDLGTTNSALAYVPLEEDSASVMVLPIPQLVTVGAWEERSLLPSFLYIPTLEESSSAGYRSPWAPAPGFVIGELARRRGAEAPQRLIASAKSWLCVDTVDRQSPILPWGSEADVHRLSPVEVSARYLEHLRTAWDQRFPDSPLAEQEVFIGVPASFDPVARELTMRAALLAGLERVTLIEEPLAAFYAWLAGQGDEWREQVRAGDLVLVCDVGGGTTDFTLIEVRASEGQLVLERIAVGDHILLGGDNMDLALAHAVRARLEAAGHPLDTWQFQALALACREAKETLLRSAGEKQRSFPVALLGKGSRLIGGTIRTEIERELVEELLTEGFFPFCSPESEPEDNPLATVAEWGLPYAADAAITRHLAAFLHRARAASGARVGLPSAVLFHGGVFHSEVFRHRVMALLARWSRHAPPPRSLPGTDFEHAVARGAAYYGFVRKRGGVRIRGGVAHAFYLGIAAAMPAVPGMQPPIKAFCIVPRGLEEGAEVELPQREFALTVGRESVFRFFQSAVRSDPAGALVEHIGPEFHELPPVRTCLPGSSAVNQRIPVYLQAKVNELGTLELWFVQRSGGGRWKLEFDLRAAGQRTKGGSR
- a CDS encoding nodulation protein NfeD, which encodes MRRALATRSHSRGHWVTTLLLAWSATTWAVSTHTPTRPSPTVVPQAGSRSEVAREGVALVHVIRIDGGINPAVADFVRESIQAAHQAGAAALLIELDTPGGLLESTKDIVKDLLGAPLPVIVYVSPSGAGAASAGVFVTMAANIAAMAPGTNIGAAHPVGGGGENIEGDMRTKVENFVASLSKSIAQERGRNVEWAEKAVRESVSITEQEALKLNVIDVVAASREDLMRQIHGREVRVQQRAQRLQLENVAFVQREMRFKQKLLNVLANPNVAYLLMMAGLLGLYVEFTHPGLFFPGVAGAICLLLGFAALQVLPINYSGLALIVLGIALLIAELFLPSFGTLGVGGLIAFVLGSLLLFDTAESDLTLNPAIVYAAAATLGAFTFVVGYLVMRTQRRRAALGREGLIGEIGEVREAIEPGRPGRVFVHGEYWTASADEPLPTGTAVEVVDVQGLRLRVRRSTNQKM